CTGCGAAGAAGGTCGTCAGCCGATCCCGGATGACGCTTGCCACCTTCTCGGGTGGCTGCTGGTTGCAGTCCACCCGCAGCACGTCGAAACCGGCCTGGATCAAGCGCTCGGTCGCCTGCCGGTAGAAGTGCACTTCTGCATGAGAGCTGCCCGGCGCGAGCTGGAAGCGGTTATGCGGTCCGCGCTCTGTCAGCCGCTCAGAGATGACCTCGGGGTCGGCTTCGAGGATCACCGCGAGGTCGGGCCGATCAGCTTCGGCGTTGAGTTGCCAGAGGAACGACGGATCAACACCGTCGAAGCGCTGCATCACCAGACCCGAAGGAATGTACCGATCGCTGATGACCGTTCGGCCGTCTTCGAGGTGTGGTCGTACTTCCGTCTCGACGTGGTGGTATCGGTCGGCGGCGTACAAGCAAGCGAGGGCGTGACCGGTGACCGTCTCCGTCAACTGGCGGCAGAGATCGCCTATCGCCCCCTTCGACGGTTCAGCCGTGACGTGGACGTGTTCGCCCTCGGCGACGAGCATCTGCGCCAGGTGGTGAACGATCGTGGACTTCCCGGCCCCGCTGGGACCGTCGACCGTGACGAACATGCCTCGCTCATGGCTAGAAAAGGGTCGCAGCTTCATCCCCCCCACCCCCTGACGGCTGGTCGCGTAGTTCATCCAGTGACCGCGGAACGCTGTTGGTGGTGGCGAGCATCTGGAACAGCCGCGCCGTGACCACAGCGTCGTACGTGGCGCGGTGGGGCCTCAGTTCCGAGGACAGGCCCTCGGCAAGCTTGAACGCCTCGACCAACGATCCAAGCCGGTGGCTCATCTGGTCGGGCACGAAGCGGCGCGACAGCTTGAGCGTGTCGAAGACTTCCGGTCACTCCCACCCCACGAGCTTCCGCTGAAGAACAGCAACATCAACGTGTGCGTTGTGGGCGACCAGCGCCGGGTGCGACAAGGCCAGCAGTACGTCAACCTTGATGTCCTCGAACACCGGCGCATCGGCAACGGCCTCGTTGGTGATGCCGTGAATCCGTCGGGCCATGGAGGTGATCGGCTGTTCCGGTCGAACCAACCAGCTCACCGGTTCCCCGATGACACCCCCGACGATCGGCACGGCGGCCAACTCCACCAGGTCCGGCGGCTGCTGTCCGTTGCCCTCCACGTCCACCACGACGTAGTCCAGGTTCGTCCAGTCAGTCATTTTGCTCCGGTTCCTTCCATCCGATTTCCGCCCGACCATGGCGACGGTCGCGGTGCGGGTGGCGCACGTCGTGTACCTGGAACCCGAGCGCATGTTGCAGGTAGTAGCGCGGTTGTTCCTCGGCGAGTCCGGCGACGACGGCTGCCCGCCCCGTGATGTCCACGACCACCAGACCACTCGCCTCTGACAGAGTGCTGCCGACTTTCCGTATCCGCTCGGCACTGGGTACGTGGTGCGCGCTCTTGCAGAGGTCGAGCTGCGCGAGCGGGCAGATGTCGCACAGTTCACGGATGCCGTAGTGGCCGTTGTAGTCGGCCTCGCCATGGGCGAACGACACGGCGCAGGAGGTCTTGCGGAACAACGACTCGCAGCCGGCGAACGTTGAGAGGACGCGCTTTTCCAGGGTCTCCGGCACGATCTTGCGGCGGGCGGTTTCGTCGTACGGCTCCGGGAGGTTGTTCGCCTTGTAGTAGTCGGCGATCTGGCCCCGATAGAACAGGCCGGTGAAGACCGTGGCGTCGGCGTGATGACTCAGCTCGTACGCCCGGTCAAGGTGTGCGGGGGAGTCGTTGAGACCTGGCACCAGCGGTCGCCAGTACAGAACCGTTCGATAGCTGCGGTCGAGCGGTTCACTCATGAGCTTGAGCGACTCGGCGGCCATGCTGGACGGGTACGGTTCGATGTCTTTGTTGTCGATCCCTGAGTACGTGAACAGCAACGTCACCTTGATGTGCCGGAGTTGGTTGAGCTGCTGGACGTCGTCGGCCTTCATTGCGTGCCTGGTGATAACCAACAGGTGGTTACGCAGCTCACGCTTGTCGAGGTCTTCCAGTACGGCGAAGGTGTGCGGCCGGACGTTGGGCAGGAACGGGTCAGTGGCCCGGTTGAACACCTGAACCGGCGTCACGTGCGGCTGGAAGTACCGGTGATTGACCAGTTCTTCGACGGCCTCGGCGTCGCTCATGAGGGCGCGTGGCTGTCGCTGATCCCACAGTCCGTAGGTGTGACGGATGCAGTAGGCGCAGTCCAGCGGACACCCCTGGATGTGGTTCAGGCTGAGGCCGCTCTTGCGGTACTCGACGACTTCCCGGGCACGCTCCGGCAGTCGGTTGATCTGTTCTCGGCTCAATAGCGGAACAGTGATGGTCACCTGGCTCTCCCCAAGTCCCAGAAGGATGGACGCGGTTCGCCGTCCTTCGGGGAGCGTAGGGGCCGCAGTGGTGCACGTATAGAAAGTTTCTTGGGATTTCTCGAAACTCCACCAACGGGTGAAGGGCGCAGAAATCAGGAGCCATCTTCGGGGGAGTCCGGCACAAGATCGTCAATGGCGCGGGTGATGATCGCCCGCGCCGCCCTGCCGTAGCTGGCGACGGCGGCAAGCTGCTCGAAGACCTGGCCGTACAGCTCGACCTCCCCGGGCTGGGCAAGGTTCAGCTCTGCCGAGTAGGTCTCAACCATGACGCGGTCGTTGTCGAGTATCCAGAAGCCATGCCACGGGGCCACCACGTAGTGCGTCTCGAACCCGATGATTCCGAGCTTTACGTTCGGCAGCGCAGACAGAGAAACCAGTCGATCCAACTGCCCAAGCGTGATCTCTGGTGAGGCGAGGCGGAAGCGCAGCGCTGCTTCGGTAAGAACCAAGTGGAATCGCTTGTCCGCCCGATACAGAATCTCTTGGCGCTGTGCCCGTGCTCGGACGGCTTCGTTGATGTCGTTGGGCGCCTTGAACATGGCGATCCCTTGAGCGAAGCGGGCCCGCGCGTACTCGGGTGTTTGCAGCAGTCCAGGGATAACCGTCGCTTCAAAGGCGCGGAACAACTTGGTTCGCGCGTCCAGATCGGCAATCTCGTTTTGGTGAGCGCTCAACCCTGTTTTGAACTGCCGCTGCCATTCGGCGTGCTGGAATTCAAGGGTGTGCAGCGAGGCAAGCAGGGCCTCGGCTTCATCCGCAGTGTCCGTGACCCGCGTCCACCCGTGGATGTCGTCGTCGGTCGGCGTCTGCCGACCGTTCTCAAGCTTCGAGACCTTCGATGGCGGCCATGCCAGCGACTCCGCGAGCTGCTTGCCGGTCAGGCCGGCTTGTT
The nucleotide sequence above comes from Streptomyces sp. NBC_01716. Encoded proteins:
- the tmk gene encoding dTMP kinase, with protein sequence MFVTVDGPSGAGKSTIVHHLAQMLVAEGEHVHVTAEPSKGAIGDLCRQLTETVTGHALACLYAADRYHHVETEVRPHLEDGRTVISDRYIPSGLVMQRFDGVDPSFLWQLNAEADRPDLAVILEADPEVISERLTERGPHNRFQLAPGSSHAEVHFYRQATERLIQAGFDVLRVDCNQQPPEKVASVIRDRLTTFFAAPRQ
- a CDS encoding 3'-5' exonuclease, whose translation is MTDWTNLDYVVVDVEGNGQQPPDLVELAAVPIVGGVIGEPVSWLVRPEQPITSMARRIHGITNEAVADAPVFEDIKVDVLLALSHPALVAHNAHVDVAVLQRKLVGWE
- a CDS encoding radical SAM protein; translated protein: MTITVPLLSREQINRLPERAREVVEYRKSGLSLNHIQGCPLDCAYCIRHTYGLWDQRQPRALMSDAEAVEELVNHRYFQPHVTPVQVFNRATDPFLPNVRPHTFAVLEDLDKRELRNHLLVITRHAMKADDVQQLNQLRHIKVTLLFTYSGIDNKDIEPYPSSMAAESLKLMSEPLDRSYRTVLYWRPLVPGLNDSPAHLDRAYELSHHADATVFTGLFYRGQIADYYKANNLPEPYDETARRKIVPETLEKRVLSTFAGCESLFRKTSCAVSFAHGEADYNGHYGIRELCDICPLAQLDLCKSAHHVPSAERIRKVGSTLSEASGLVVVDITGRAAVVAGLAEEQPRYYLQHALGFQVHDVRHPHRDRRHGRAEIGWKEPEQND
- a CDS encoding helix-turn-helix domain-containing protein, which gives rise to MTLPPNNSSSATNVQEARSALGKRLRELRQQAGLTGKQLAESLAWPPSKVSKLENGRQTPTDDDIHGWTRVTDTADEAEALLASLHTLEFQHAEWQRQFKTGLSAHQNEIADLDARTKLFRAFEATVIPGLLQTPEYARARFAQGIAMFKAPNDINEAVRARAQRQEILYRADKRFHLVLTEAALRFRLASPEITLGQLDRLVSLSALPNVKLGIIGFETHYVVAPWHGFWILDNDRVMVETYSAELNLAQPGEVELYGQVFEQLAAVASYGRAARAIITRAIDDLVPDSPEDGS